In one Bartonella grahamii subsp. shimonis genomic region, the following are encoded:
- the carA gene encoding glutamine-hydrolyzing carbamoyl-phosphate synthase small subunit → MIQMTSPSHPWSIKKTTALLVLADGTVIEGKGAGATGIAEAEVCFNTAITGYEEILTDPSYTQQIVNFTFPHIGNVGANSEDIEALTPLNCHGAVGAIFKADITHPSNYRAHENLHQWLKTRKIIALCGIDTRALTILIREKGAQNAVIAHNSNGNFDIPSLKERAQKWHGLVNLDLTKDVTSQSSMQWDEKPWSWNKGYGTNNVHNLHIIAIDYGIKRNILRLMATQKARITVVPAHTTAKEILAMNPDGVFLSNGPGDPAATAQYAVPTIKALIDHNLPIFGICLGHQLLALTVGAKTVKMHQGHHGANHPVKDLNTGKVEIVSMNHGFAVDSASLPQHVQETHISLFDGSNCGIRIIGKPVFSVQYHPEASPGPQDSHHLFQHFYDLIMNYKKIS, encoded by the coding sequence ATGATACAAATGACTTCACCCAGCCACCCTTGGAGTATCAAAAAAACTACAGCCCTCTTAGTCTTAGCTGATGGAACCGTTATTGAAGGCAAAGGAGCAGGTGCTACAGGTATTGCTGAAGCTGAAGTGTGTTTTAACACCGCCATCACAGGCTATGAAGAAATCCTCACAGACCCGTCATACACACAACAAATCGTTAATTTTACTTTTCCTCATATAGGAAATGTAGGGGCAAATAGTGAAGATATTGAAGCTCTCACCCCTCTCAATTGTCATGGTGCTGTTGGCGCTATTTTCAAGGCAGACATTACACATCCCTCAAATTATCGTGCCCATGAAAATCTTCATCAATGGCTTAAAACGCGTAAAATTATTGCACTTTGTGGTATTGATACACGTGCGCTCACAATTCTTATTCGTGAAAAAGGTGCGCAAAATGCTGTCATTGCACATAATTCTAATGGAAATTTTGATATTCCTTCTTTAAAGGAACGTGCACAAAAATGGCACGGACTCGTCAATCTTGATCTTACGAAAGACGTGACATCTCAATCATCAATGCAATGGGATGAAAAACCATGGAGTTGGAATAAAGGATACGGTACAAACAATGTACACAATCTTCATATCATTGCGATTGATTATGGTATTAAACGCAATATCCTTCGCCTTATGGCAACACAAAAGGCACGCATTACTGTTGTGCCTGCCCACACAACTGCAAAAGAAATTCTAGCAATGAACCCTGATGGCGTTTTTCTTTCTAATGGACCGGGAGATCCCGCAGCTACGGCTCAATATGCCGTTCCAACAATCAAAGCATTAATTGATCATAATTTACCAATTTTTGGAATATGTCTTGGTCATCAACTTCTCGCTCTTACGGTTGGTGCAAAAACCGTAAAAATGCACCAAGGACATCATGGTGCCAACCACCCAGTTAAAGACCTTAACACTGGAAAAGTTGAGATTGTATCGATGAATCATGGTTTTGCCGTAGATTCTGCCTCTTTACCACAACATGTTCAAGAAACACATATTTCTCTCTTTGATGGTTCAAACTGTGGTATTCGAATCATTGGGAAACCAGTTTTTTCTGTTCAATATCACCCCGAAGCTTCTCCTGGACCACAAGATAGCCACCACCTCTTTCAGCATTTCTATGATCTCATTATGAATTATAAAAAAATATCTTAA
- the dnaG gene encoding DNA primase, whose product MRFPPDFLNELRTRLPISTVIGQRVDFDPRKSKPSRGDFWCCCPFHGEKTPSFHCDDHKGRYYCFGCGVSGDIFTFLCELDGLHFSESVERLADFAGMKLPILDSQSHKRQLEKAELYDVMKIATDFFQYNLRDRGGAQARRYLDARGVTSDLVERFRIGFAPVRRTALKEALSALGISIQQMEECGLLTVHEGSADSYDRFRNRIMFPIEDLRGRVVAFGGRALEKETRAKYLNSPETVLFHKGNILYNAAAARKNSRFVGDEKIHSLLVVEGYMDVIALTKAGFEGVVAPLGTALTEAQIELLWQMGKEPILCFDGDDAGLKAAFRVADRVLPLLKAGVCVRFVLLPQGKDPDEIICAGGAQLFSSFLQKAIPLSELLWWRATYGKHFETPEIRAALEKQLKQQIFTIKDEDVRRYYLQDVKKRLFDFFRPSFSKKKGEGRYDQSSPNRIFKDQSFSLLANSEIVRNSSQSIPLREAVILLTLAYYPELWYENFEFLSELELKNTQLMCFHQAMLEILGNQQLHDKETMVAFLEKRGQKALLERMKHLVQNIGMRIIFGGAPIEDARAILKQAVYLHLQEYHLHKRLQDIKEQLVENPKSEVFDLLREVKNELEQMQATEALIEGFGSWLDEKIDGNTQDTIK is encoded by the coding sequence ATGCGTTTCCCGCCCGACTTCCTTAATGAACTGCGTACTAGACTCCCAATTTCAACAGTGATTGGTCAACGGGTGGATTTTGATCCTCGAAAAAGTAAGCCTTCACGGGGAGACTTTTGGTGTTGTTGTCCATTTCATGGTGAAAAAACGCCAAGTTTTCATTGTGATGATCATAAAGGGCGCTACTATTGTTTTGGTTGTGGTGTAAGTGGAGATATTTTTACCTTTTTGTGTGAGCTTGATGGATTGCACTTTTCAGAAAGTGTAGAGCGCTTGGCTGATTTTGCGGGAATGAAACTCCCTATTTTGGATTCACAAAGTCATAAACGTCAACTGGAAAAAGCTGAGCTTTATGATGTGATGAAAATTGCTACAGATTTTTTTCAATATAATTTACGCGATAGAGGAGGTGCGCAAGCACGTCGTTATCTGGATGCACGTGGTGTGACATCCGATCTCGTAGAGCGTTTCCGCATTGGTTTTGCACCGGTAAGGCGCACAGCTTTGAAAGAAGCTTTGAGTGCACTGGGCATTTCAATACAGCAAATGGAAGAATGTGGACTTCTCACAGTGCATGAGGGGAGTGCGGATTCTTATGACCGATTTAGAAATCGCATTATGTTTCCTATCGAAGATTTGCGCGGACGTGTGGTGGCTTTTGGAGGGCGTGCATTAGAGAAAGAGACACGAGCAAAATATCTCAACAGTCCTGAAACAGTGCTGTTTCATAAAGGAAATATACTTTATAACGCGGCAGCGGCTCGCAAAAATAGTCGCTTTGTTGGCGATGAAAAAATTCATTCACTCCTTGTTGTTGAGGGGTATATGGATGTCATTGCATTGACTAAAGCTGGTTTTGAAGGAGTTGTAGCACCCTTAGGGACTGCATTAACGGAAGCGCAAATTGAGCTTTTATGGCAGATGGGGAAGGAGCCCATTTTGTGTTTTGATGGTGATGATGCTGGTTTAAAAGCTGCTTTTCGTGTTGCTGATCGTGTGTTGCCTCTTTTAAAGGCTGGGGTTTGTGTACGCTTTGTTTTGTTGCCACAAGGAAAAGATCCTGATGAAATTATTTGTGCTGGTGGAGCACAACTTTTTTCTTCTTTTTTGCAAAAAGCAATTCCTTTGAGTGAACTTTTATGGTGGCGAGCTACCTATGGAAAGCATTTTGAAACTCCAGAGATACGAGCAGCGCTAGAAAAACAACTAAAACAACAAATTTTTACAATTAAGGATGAAGATGTCCGTCGTTATTATTTGCAAGATGTAAAAAAACGCCTTTTTGATTTTTTTCGTCCCTCTTTTTCGAAAAAAAAGGGGGAAGGGCGATATGATCAATCTTCACCAAATAGGATCTTTAAAGATCAATCCTTTTCTCTGTTAGCAAATTCTGAAATAGTACGAAATTCTTCGCAATCTATTCCTTTGCGCGAAGCAGTAATTTTACTCACTTTAGCTTACTATCCTGAGTTGTGGTATGAAAATTTTGAATTTCTTTCTGAATTAGAATTAAAAAATACTCAATTGATGTGCTTTCATCAAGCTATGTTGGAAATTCTTGGGAATCAACAGCTTCATGATAAGGAGACGATGGTTGCGTTCTTAGAAAAAAGAGGGCAAAAAGCTCTGTTAGAGCGTATGAAACATCTTGTGCAAAATATTGGTATGCGTATTATCTTTGGTGGAGCCCCTATAGAGGATGCACGTGCGATATTAAAACAAGCTGTCTACTTGCATCTTCAAGAATACCACCTACATAAGAGATTACAGGATATTAAAGAGCAACTTGTAGAAAATCCTAAGAGTGAGGTTTTTGATCTGCTTCGTGAGGTAAAAAATGAGCTGGAGCAGATGCAGGCAACAGAAGCGTTAATTGAAGGGTTTGGAAGTTGGCTGGATGAAAAAATAGACGGGAATACACAAGATACGATAAAATGA
- a CDS encoding Na/Pi cotransporter family protein translates to MNGSLVLLHLAGAISLLLWATRMVRTGIERAYGDRLKYKMCHVISKPLFAVSFGLFTAMILQSSTAITLLVGSFVESGFVSGVAGLMAVRGGELGSAIIVKILTYDLTLVVPLCLLIGTCIFMTTEKREWRQIGRIFIGIGLLILSLEMISTATEPLRESEILPSIIRYLSTDPVSTFLLAAGLTYLLHSSIAGIILLVNFANYDLIHTQLCVVMVLGVNFGSSLIAPLLTRNASPNARLVPLGNLLMRGAGSILVLILFLSFRPPITWLGNNAPTQVINAHIIFNVFILLAGIPLSKWVLKLTTQIVHISAKKMQADKTLNLSDQTALDDSVLERPSLALSNVMREVIHICDLVDIMLEKIMGLYENPDPNIIRELNQLNTILDKKHIAIKLYLARLAGQKLSDEEALQTQELLGTCIKLDQAGDIIIHNMLMLVKKKQQKGLQFSSEGWSDLLRFHAIVLANAHIAFNVLVSRDTHTAHLLVQKKDQLRNLEKEMSLKHFKRLREGDLKNVESSSLHLDTVRDLKQINSLLTSMIYPILEEQGLLQSSRLRNPAEAQTEKP, encoded by the coding sequence ATGAATGGTTCATTGGTACTCCTTCATCTTGCCGGCGCTATTTCTTTACTTCTCTGGGCCACACGCATGGTGCGCACAGGAATTGAACGCGCCTATGGTGACAGACTTAAATATAAAATGTGCCACGTCATTTCAAAACCATTGTTTGCGGTAAGTTTTGGACTTTTTACAGCAATGATTTTACAAAGCTCTACAGCAATAACACTCCTCGTTGGTTCTTTCGTGGAATCTGGTTTTGTCTCTGGAGTAGCAGGACTTATGGCTGTACGCGGAGGAGAATTAGGATCAGCAATCATCGTTAAAATTCTCACCTATGATCTCACACTTGTTGTACCCCTTTGTCTTTTAATTGGTACTTGTATCTTCATGACAACAGAAAAACGTGAGTGGCGTCAAATAGGGCGTATTTTCATCGGTATTGGTCTTTTGATTTTATCTTTAGAGATGATAAGTACAGCAACAGAACCTTTACGTGAAAGCGAAATTTTGCCTAGCATCATTCGTTATCTTTCAACCGATCCTGTTTCCACTTTTTTGTTGGCTGCTGGCTTAACCTACCTCTTACATTCATCCATTGCAGGAATCATTTTGCTGGTCAATTTTGCCAACTACGATCTGATCCATACACAACTCTGTGTTGTGATGGTTCTTGGTGTCAACTTTGGCTCTTCTCTTATAGCACCACTTTTAACACGCAACGCCTCTCCTAATGCCCGCCTCGTTCCCTTAGGAAACTTACTCATGCGTGGGGCCGGTTCAATCCTTGTACTTATCTTATTTCTCTCCTTTCGCCCTCCCATCACATGGCTTGGCAATAACGCCCCTACTCAAGTGATCAACGCCCACATTATTTTTAATGTTTTCATTCTCCTTGCTGGAATACCGCTTTCAAAATGGGTTTTAAAATTAACCACTCAAATTGTTCATATAAGTGCAAAAAAAATGCAAGCCGATAAAACGCTCAATTTATCGGATCAAACAGCTCTTGATGACAGTGTTCTTGAACGCCCCTCTCTCGCTCTCTCGAATGTCATGCGTGAAGTCATTCATATTTGTGATCTTGTAGACATCATGCTAGAAAAAATCATGGGACTTTATGAAAATCCTGATCCCAATATTATTCGTGAACTCAACCAACTCAACACCATATTGGACAAAAAACATATCGCCATCAAACTTTATCTTGCACGATTAGCGGGACAAAAACTATCTGACGAAGAAGCTCTTCAAACGCAAGAACTTCTAGGCACCTGTATAAAATTAGACCAAGCAGGCGATATCATTATTCATAATATGCTGATGCTGGTTAAAAAGAAACAACAAAAAGGTTTACAGTTCAGCAGCGAGGGTTGGAGTGATCTTCTGCGTTTCCACGCCATTGTACTAGCCAACGCGCATATAGCATTTAACGTTCTCGTCTCACGAGATACACACACTGCACACCTATTGGTACAAAAAAAAGATCAACTACGAAACTTAGAAAAAGAGATGAGTTTAAAACATTTTAAACGTTTGCGTGAAGGGGATCTCAAAAATGTAGAATCATCCAGTCTTCATCTCGACACTGTCCGCGACCTCAAACAAATCAACTCTCTTTTGACCTCAATGATCTACCCCATTTTAGAAGAACAGGGACTTCTTCAAAGTTCCCGCCTACGCAACCCTGCTGAAGCACAAACAGAAAAACCTTAA
- the ubiC gene encoding chorismate lyase, which produces MSDLEDSILPPLKWFSDQNPPIPENIRNWLMESGSMTLRLKKYCTCLKIQPQRECFITRDKLTEEAEHLPKSARYWLREIILMGDNKHWLLGRTVIPQETLLHNQALMHLGTIPLGHYLFNSDKLTRDYIHIGQQGALWARRSRLRLRGKPLLLTELFLTDSPLYLHK; this is translated from the coding sequence ATGTCTGATCTTGAAGATTCCATCTTACCACCTCTAAAGTGGTTCTCTGATCAAAACCCTCCAATACCAGAAAACATTCGCAATTGGCTCATGGAATCGGGCTCAATGACGCTTCGATTAAAAAAATATTGTACCTGCCTCAAAATTCAACCACAACGTGAATGTTTTATTACGCGAGATAAATTAACAGAAGAAGCAGAGCATCTTCCTAAAAGTGCGCGTTATTGGCTACGCGAAATCATATTGATGGGAGATAATAAACATTGGCTCCTTGGACGCACTGTAATTCCACAAGAAACCCTCCTACACAATCAAGCTTTGATGCATTTAGGAACGATACCCCTAGGACACTATTTATTTAACAGTGACAAATTAACCCGTGACTACATTCATATTGGTCAACAGGGTGCACTATGGGCGCGCCGTTCCCGTTTGCGGTTAAGGGGTAAGCCATTGTTGCTAACTGAACTATTTCTAACAGATTCACCACTGTACCTCCACAAATAG
- a CDS encoding mechanosensitive ion channel family protein, whose translation MIEFIVQYPWLEAISWLIILTIVALLVNFLGRKLLIHGAKKLSSFLPQNTTIDINNAIQYIADIISAFIISVGVNFIPTLPNAFSTVIGNVANAFIIFFVVLTISSCLNVINFLYEQRPTARLKPIKGYIQIAKIALFAVATVLMVATLIDRSPLILFSGLGAMAAVLMLIFQDTLLSLVAGIQISSTDMVRVGDWIEIPNLGADGDVIEIALHTVKVQNFDNTITSVPIRKLVTDPFKNWRGMQESGGRRIKRSLFIDQSSIHFLTEEEQKYLSRFNLLENYFTQKVAEIDQWNAQLDKNHDVLANTRRLTNIGTFRAYVFAYLQQHININPNMTFMARQLPPTENGLPLEIYCFTNTTVWIDYEQIQGDIFDHLYSILPCFGLKVFQNPSGYDFNQVLKAKVK comes from the coding sequence GTGATCGAATTTATTGTTCAATATCCGTGGTTAGAGGCTATTTCTTGGCTTATTATTCTTACTATAGTTGCCCTTTTAGTCAACTTTCTAGGACGAAAATTACTTATTCACGGCGCAAAAAAACTCTCTTCTTTTCTCCCCCAAAATACAACGATCGATATTAATAATGCTATTCAATACATAGCGGATATCATTTCAGCCTTTATTATTTCAGTTGGTGTTAATTTTATACCAACATTGCCCAATGCATTCAGTACTGTCATCGGTAATGTTGCTAACGCCTTCATTATCTTTTTTGTTGTTCTGACAATTTCTTCCTGTCTCAATGTCATTAACTTCCTCTACGAACAACGACCAACAGCACGGTTAAAACCAATAAAAGGTTATATTCAAATTGCTAAAATTGCACTTTTTGCTGTTGCGACAGTTTTAATGGTCGCTACATTGATTGACCGCTCCCCTCTTATTCTCTTCTCCGGTCTTGGTGCAATGGCCGCGGTTCTCATGTTAATTTTTCAAGATACGCTTCTTTCTCTCGTTGCCGGTATTCAAATTTCATCCACTGATATGGTTCGCGTTGGTGATTGGATTGAAATCCCCAATCTCGGTGCCGATGGTGATGTTATTGAAATTGCCCTACATACTGTTAAAGTTCAAAATTTCGACAACACCATCACCTCTGTTCCTATCCGTAAACTTGTGACTGACCCTTTTAAAAATTGGCGCGGAATGCAAGAATCGGGTGGAAGACGCATCAAACGCTCCCTTTTTATTGATCAATCAAGTATCCATTTTCTCACAGAAGAAGAACAAAAATATCTTTCCCGATTTAATTTATTAGAAAATTATTTCACGCAAAAAGTAGCAGAAATTGATCAATGGAACGCTCAATTAGATAAAAATCATGATGTCTTAGCCAATACGCGCCGTTTAACCAACATTGGAACTTTTCGTGCTTATGTTTTCGCTTATCTACAACAGCATATAAACATCAACCCTAATATGACCTTTATGGCACGGCAATTACCTCCTACAGAAAATGGTTTACCCTTGGAAATTTATTGCTTTACGAACACCACCGTTTGGATAGACTACGAACAAATTCAAGGTGATATTTTTGATCACCTTTATTCCATTCTTCCCTGTTTTGGTCTAAAGGTTTTTCAAAATCCAAGCGGTTATGATTTTAATCAAGTATTAAAAGCAAAAGTGAAATAA
- a CDS encoding GlsB/YeaQ/YmgE family stress response membrane protein, producing the protein MENASIGWIAAIIIGGVAGWAAQYIMKSQTGILLNIILGIIGAALASFLFSFLGVSFAGWLGYLISGFIGACILIWIGQKIRS; encoded by the coding sequence ATGGAAAATGCAAGTATCGGTTGGATTGCAGCTATTATTATCGGCGGGGTTGCTGGTTGGGCTGCACAGTATATTATGAAAAGCCAAACAGGAATATTATTAAATATTATCTTAGGGATTATTGGCGCTGCGTTAGCAAGTTTTCTTTTTAGTTTTTTAGGTGTAAGTTTTGCTGGTTGGCTTGGCTATCTTATTTCAGGTTTTATAGGAGCCTGTATTCTTATATGGATAGGACAAAAAATTCGATCATAG
- a CDS encoding GatB/YqeY domain-containing protein has translation MLRNQIDGALRAALKAQDGARLATLRLMNAAVRDRDILYYDQGKLEVDDQQIQSVFTKMLQQREELMRVYKESGCLELAERGQAEIEVIREFLPYQLKEMEVEQVLCEALAQTKAEKLRDIGKVMAWLKERYAGQMDFSKVCNSLRKKLQ, from the coding sequence ATGTTGCGTAATCAGATTGATGGGGCTCTTAGGGCTGCTTTGAAAGCGCAAGATGGTGCGCGTCTTGCTACGCTTCGTTTAATGAATGCTGCAGTTAGGGATCGTGATATTCTTTATTATGATCAAGGGAAGCTAGAAGTGGATGATCAGCAGATACAGTCTGTTTTCACTAAAATGCTTCAACAGCGTGAAGAGTTGATGCGAGTCTATAAAGAGTCTGGTTGCTTGGAATTGGCAGAGAGAGGACAAGCAGAAATAGAAGTTATTCGTGAGTTTCTTCCCTATCAACTTAAGGAGATGGAAGTAGAACAGGTTCTTTGTGAAGCTTTGGCACAAACAAAGGCTGAAAAATTACGCGATATCGGTAAGGTGATGGCATGGCTTAAGGAACGGTATGCGGGGCAAATGGATTTTTCTAAAGTGTGCAATAGTCTCCGTAAAAAATTGCAATAG
- a CDS encoding MFS transporter has translation MQDQMLNPKFVQRGVILVFITLLLDILGIAIIYPVLPEYFSQLTGKDVNTSFVERGKLLAAYSVMQFLFAPVIGNLSDRYGRRPILLLSIICFTLDNLICAIAWSYSMLFIGRLLSGISGASFTTCTAYLADISDDKTRVRNFGLLGVASALGFILGSFIGGFLGQFGPRIPFYFAAGFSFINFIFSWVMLPETLSLWNRRFFDIKRANPLGAFWHLKQYPMVLWVLLVLFLYWFAESIWLSIWAFIAKERYDWSSFSIGLSYSVFGIGQFIAAALILPYFSKRWSDWHIVIVGLLFASVAMLGYTFATQGWMVYMVCACTMLEYLVHAPIRAIASAQVPTNVQGELQGAMTSVISLSLIFGSVFYVFLFKCFTDKNALFYFSGAPFVGGFFLLVVATVIFALRVR, from the coding sequence ATGCAAGACCAAATGCTCAATCCAAAATTTGTTCAGCGTGGGGTCATTTTAGTGTTCATCACTTTATTGTTAGATATTCTTGGCATTGCGATCATTTATCCTGTTTTGCCTGAATATTTTTCTCAATTAACTGGAAAAGATGTCAATACATCTTTTGTAGAAAGAGGGAAATTGCTTGCAGCTTATTCAGTGATGCAGTTTTTGTTTGCTCCTGTTATTGGCAATCTTTCTGATCGTTATGGTCGTCGTCCTATTTTGCTTCTCTCTATTATCTGCTTTACTCTTGATAATCTCATATGTGCTATAGCATGGAGTTATTCTATGTTATTTATTGGGCGTCTTTTGTCAGGGATAAGTGGCGCTAGTTTTACAACTTGTACAGCTTATCTTGCGGATATATCCGATGATAAAACCCGTGTACGCAATTTTGGTCTGTTAGGCGTTGCATCAGCATTGGGATTTATTTTAGGATCGTTTATTGGTGGTTTTTTAGGTCAGTTTGGTCCGCGTATTCCGTTTTATTTTGCTGCTGGTTTTTCATTCATTAATTTTATTTTTTCTTGGGTTATGCTTCCAGAAACTCTTTCTCTATGGAATAGGCGCTTTTTTGATATTAAGCGGGCAAATCCCTTAGGTGCTTTTTGGCACCTGAAACAATATCCGATGGTTCTTTGGGTGTTATTGGTCCTTTTTCTTTATTGGTTTGCGGAATCTATATGGTTAAGCATTTGGGCTTTCATTGCAAAAGAACGTTATGATTGGAGTTCTTTTTCTATTGGGCTCTCCTATAGTGTTTTTGGGATAGGCCAATTTATTGCAGCCGCTCTCATTTTGCCTTACTTTTCTAAACGATGGAGTGATTGGCATATTGTTATAGTGGGGCTTTTGTTTGCCTCCGTTGCTATGCTGGGCTATACATTCGCAACGCAGGGGTGGATGGTTTATATGGTTTGTGCATGTACAATGCTTGAATATCTTGTTCATGCACCTATACGTGCTATTGCTTCAGCGCAGGTACCGACAAATGTACAAGGAGAATTGCAAGGAGCGATGACATCTGTTATTTCGTTAAGTTTAATATTTGGTTCTGTTTTTTATGTGTTTCTTTTTAAATGTTTTACAGATAAAAATGCACTGTTTTATTTTTCTGGTGCTCCTTTTGTTGGGGGATTTTTTCTTCTTGTCGTTGCGACAGTTATTTTTGCCTTGCGGGTACGTTAA